From a single Micromonospora sp. WMMD1102 genomic region:
- a CDS encoding alpha/beta fold hydrolase, with translation MKTRVVRVRDWTRPVPAVFREVRAATPEAPEGKPPLLFVPGFGHGAWAFAENWLEHAATRGFPAHAVSLRGHGGSGRAPKATLRAYAHDVVQVATGLDRQAVLVGHGAGALVVAHALARYPARAGVLVAPVFGGWSTFGAALLRNPAGTLPAVFGGPLRLSHRQLFSRELPDAAAREYTARLGRASARAQWQLLRQRPAEPAVGRPPMLVLGSPDDRVVPPSALTRAAGRYGVAPLLFPGMGHDMMLDARWREPIDAILDWLDKASTG, from the coding sequence GTGAAGACCCGGGTCGTACGGGTGCGGGACTGGACCCGCCCGGTGCCGGCGGTGTTCCGGGAGGTACGCGCGGCCACCCCGGAGGCGCCGGAGGGGAAACCGCCGCTGCTGTTCGTACCCGGGTTCGGGCACGGGGCGTGGGCGTTCGCCGAGAACTGGCTCGAACACGCCGCGACCCGGGGCTTTCCGGCGCACGCGGTGAGCCTGCGCGGGCACGGCGGCAGCGGGCGGGCGCCGAAGGCGACGCTGCGGGCGTACGCGCACGACGTGGTGCAGGTGGCGACCGGCCTGGACCGGCAGGCGGTGCTGGTCGGGCACGGTGCCGGCGCGCTCGTGGTGGCCCACGCGCTGGCCCGCTATCCGGCCCGCGCCGGTGTGCTCGTCGCGCCGGTCTTCGGCGGCTGGAGCACCTTCGGTGCCGCGCTGCTGCGCAATCCGGCCGGTACGCTGCCGGCGGTCTTCGGCGGCCCGCTCCGGCTGAGCCACCGGCAGTTGTTCAGCCGGGAGCTGCCGGACGCGGCGGCCCGGGAGTACACCGCCCGGCTGGGCCGGGCCTCGGCGCGGGCGCAGTGGCAGTTGCTCCGGCAGCGGCCGGCGGAGCCGGCGGTGGGCCGGCCGCCGATGCTGGTGCTCGGCAGTCCCGACGACCGGGTGGTGCCGCCGTCGGCGCTCACCCGGGCGGCCGGCCGGTACGGCGTCGCCCCGCTGCTCTTCCCCGGCATGGGTCACGACATGATGCTGGACGCCCGCTGGCGCGAGCCGATCGACGCGATCCTCGACTGGCTCGACAAGGCTTCCACCGGCTGA